The following are encoded together in the Acanthopagrus latus isolate v.2019 unplaced genomic scaffold, fAcaLat1.1, whole genome shotgun sequence genome:
- the LOC119016155 gene encoding translation initiation factor IF-2-like isoform X1, whose amino-acid sequence MVSLPAQRPNAWVSEVLAPRCQLTETSSTCLQRMKDVYDVVILGWAPLDAAGPPIAPAAPARPPLAPAAAAGAPVAPRAPTGASMAPAAPAGPPAAPEAPSGPPLAPPYPTVAVPLSDPPVALTRPPAAPTGLLKRPHSPGGFPGASPGCFEKECPHTVTGSQDFYPVKRVVKYKVVKGQMMKQVE is encoded by the exons ATGGTTTCTTTGCCTGCTCAAAGACCAAATGCCTGGGTGTCAGAGGTTTTGGCTCCCCGTTGCCAGCTCACGGAGACATCCAGTACATGTCTGCAAAGGATGAAGGACGTATATGATGTCGTCATTCTAG GCTGGGCCCCACTAGATGCTGCAGGACCACCAATCGCCCCTGCAGCTCCCGCTAGACCACCGCTGGCCCCTGCAGCTGCCGCTGGAGCACCAGTGGCCCCCAGAGCTCCTACTGGAGCATCAATGGCCCCTGCAGCTCCCGCTGGACCACCAGCGGCCCCAGAAGCTCCCAGTGGACCACCACTGGCCCCACCATATCCCACGGTAGCAGTGCCCCTGTCTGATCCCCCAGTGGCCTTAACCAGACCACCAGCAGCCCCAACTGGACTACTGAAGAGACCCCATTCCCCAGGAGGATTTCCAGGAGCCTCCCCAGGTTGTTTTGAAAAAG aatgcccacacacagtgacagggaGCCAGGATTTTTACCCTGTGAAGAGGGTTGTAAAATACAAAGTTGTCAAG GGCCAAATGATGAAGCAGGTGGAGTGA
- the LOC119016155 gene encoding oleosin-B6-like isoform X2, which yields MKDVYDVVILGWAPLDAAGPPIAPAAPARPPLAPAAAAGAPVAPRAPTGASMAPAAPAGPPAAPEAPSGPPLAPPYPTVAVPLSDPPVALTRPPAAPTGLLKRPHSPGGFPGASPGCFEKECPHTVTGSQDFYPVKRVVKYKVVKGQMMKQVE from the exons ATGAAGGACGTATATGATGTCGTCATTCTAG GCTGGGCCCCACTAGATGCTGCAGGACCACCAATCGCCCCTGCAGCTCCCGCTAGACCACCGCTGGCCCCTGCAGCTGCCGCTGGAGCACCAGTGGCCCCCAGAGCTCCTACTGGAGCATCAATGGCCCCTGCAGCTCCCGCTGGACCACCAGCGGCCCCAGAAGCTCCCAGTGGACCACCACTGGCCCCACCATATCCCACGGTAGCAGTGCCCCTGTCTGATCCCCCAGTGGCCTTAACCAGACCACCAGCAGCCCCAACTGGACTACTGAAGAGACCCCATTCCCCAGGAGGATTTCCAGGAGCCTCCCCAGGTTGTTTTGAAAAAG aatgcccacacacagtgacagggaGCCAGGATTTTTACCCTGTGAAGAGGGTTGTAAAATACAAAGTTGTCAAG GGCCAAATGATGAAGCAGGTGGAGTGA